DNA from Cryptosporangium minutisporangium:
TCGAAGTCGACGCCGAGGTGGACGGTGCCGGCCCGGCGGGCGGCCTCCGCGGTCCACGGCACCGGTCCGGACAGTGCCCAGTCGATCTTGATGATCGCGTTGTCCCAGGCGAAGCGGTCCAGATCGTCGCGCAGGCGGGGCGGCAGGTGGCGGTCACCGACCAGCTCGCGGTAGAGGTGCGGCGCGGCGACGTCGGCCAGCACCGCCTTCCGCGCCTGGATCAAGGCTCCGGACGCCGTCCGCACGCCGACCGCCCGGCCCTGCGCCACCAGCACCCGGTCGACGGGTTCGTTGCAGCGCAACTGCCCGCCAGCCGCGTTCAACCGGGACACCAGCGCTCCGGTGAGCGTCCCTGCGCCACCCTCGGGCACCGGGAAGCCCTGGAACTGCCCGAGCATCGCCAGCAACCACCCGAAGATCGAGCTGGCGGCGCTCTCCGGCTGCAGATCGGTGTGGAGCGCGTTGCCGGCGAGCAGGACCTTCGCGCCCTCGCCAGAGAAGGTCTCGGCCGTGTACTGCTTGACCGGCTGCACCGCGAACCGCGCGAACCGCAGGGCGTCCGCGACGCCGAGCGAGCGGAGCAGGCCGGTCGCCGCGCGGACCGGGGGGAACGGCTGGAACAGCGCGTTGAGGAGCTGGTCGGCCACCTGGCGGAACCGGTCCGCCTCGCGCAGCCACGCGTCGCCGTCGCCGGGCGCGAACGCGTCCACCGAAGCCGCGGTCTCCTCGAGGTCGCGGGAGATCACCGCGGCCCGGTCGTCCGGGAGCACGTGCGCGAGCACGAGCGGCGCGTGGATCCAGTGCAGACCGTGCTGCTCCAGTTCGAGGCCGGCCAGCACCGGGGATACGCCACCGAGCGGGTAGAAGGCGCTGCAGAGGTCGGCCAGATAGCCGGGGCTGATCTCGTCGGTGCGGACCGCCCCGCCGGGCTCCTCCGCGGCCTCCAGTACCAGCACGTGCCAGCCCTCGTCGGCGAGCAGGTTCGCCGCGACGAGCCCGTTGTGACCACCACCGACGACGACGGCGTCGACGGTCTCGGTGGGCCCTGCGGATCGGGTGAACTCAGTCATCGGCGGGCCCTCGCGATCAGCGCCGGTGCGGTAGCGGCGGCCACCACCGCTCCGCCGGCGATCAGTACCAGGGGTTTACGTCCGGCGGCCCAGGCCTGCCAGCTGTGTGTCTTGGCCTGGTCGCCGAAGATACCGTGCGCACCGCGGTCCTGGACGTCGTCCAACGGCCGGGTGAGGTTGTCCTTCCACGCTCCGGCATCGATCCGGTCCGGCGTCTGCTGACTGTCGACGCCGTTGCGCGCGAGGTAGTGGTCGAGCAGGCGGGGAATGAGCTTCTGGCCCCAGCGGGTGGCGACCGTGATCAGGCCGACGTCGAGGATCCGCTGCCCGGTCTCCGCGGCGCGGACGATCGCCTCCGCACCGACCTCCGGCTGGTAGATCGGCGGCACCGGCTGGGGGTGGCGCGGCAGCCGGGTCCGGACCCAGCCGAACTGGGGCGTGTTCATCGCCGGCAGGTTCACCTGGCTGATCCGGACGTTGCTGCCGGTCGCCCGCAGCTCCACCCGGAGCGACTCGGTGAATCCTTCGACCGCGTGTTTCGAGCCGCAGTACGGCGCCTGCAGCGGAATCGCCCGGTAGGCCAGCGACGAGCCGACCTGGACGATCGTGCCGTGGTCGCGAGATCGCATTCGTTTCAGCGCAGCGAGCGTGCCGTTGACGTAGCCGAGGTAGGTGACCTCGGTGACGCGCTTGAACTCCGCCGGGGTGACGTCCCAGGTGTAAGCGAACACGCTGGCCATCGCGTTGTTCACCCAGACGTCGATCGGGCCGAGCTCGGCTTCGATGCGGGTGGCGGCCGCCTCGACGGCGTCCGCGTCGGAGACGTCGGTCCGGACGACGAGCGCGGCGGCCGCGCCCTGGTCGAGCGCCTCGCCGCAGGCCGCCGAGAGCCCGGCCTGTCCGCGGGCGATCAACCCGAGCGCCGCTCCCCGTCGGGCGAACGCCGACACGGCGGCGCGGCCCACGCCCGCACTGGCACCGGTCACCACGACTACGGGGGCACCGGTCGCTGTCGGCATGGCCGTCGTCTCCTTCGGTCGGCTCCAGTCGCTCCGACGAGGTGCCCGAGCGATCCGGCGGGCAAACCGTTCCGGACGTCCGTTCTGGGAAGCAGACGAACGACCGGAACCCCGCGCGGTGCGCGGGGTCCCGGTGGGGGTTTCGACGTCAGACCGCGAACAGGCCGGTGAGCGTGAGGGCGTGGACCTCGCTGGAGGTCAGCACCGCGCCGTCCAGCACGCCGGTGACGATGAGCTTCTGGCCGACCGGGAGGGAGGACAGGACCCGGCGCTTGCCGTCGACGGTGATCGTGGCGTGGGCGGTGAGCCGAACGGTCAGCTCCGGGTGGACCCGGCGACCGTCCTGGCTGTCGACGATCGTCACGGTGTTCTCGACGACGTCGATCGTGTGGATCGTGCCGACCAGTTCGACCTGCTGGCCGCGGCGACGGCGGTCCCGGACCACCGGGACCTCGGCGACGGAGCTGGGGTGGTTGCCGACGGAAGCGGCGGCGAACAGGTGGTCGGACGGCATGGTTTCTCCCGGTGGGTCGGCGCGACTGCATCGGGGAGATCGGGCCGCCGGGGTCCGGTGCGGGGTGCGCGTCGGGCGCACTTGCGTTGCGTCTCGCCCTGGGCAGGTTCACGACGTGTGGTACGTGTCGCGGACGGACCGGGCCGCGATGTCGCGGAGGACGCGATCGGCGGCTTCGACGCTCACCTCGCCGTCGCTGCGCAGACCGAGCACCGCCGCCTGTTCGGCGTCCCGCAGGTGCCTGGAGACCTTCGTGACGTCGAGGATCCGCTGTCGCACCTCGGCCGGCAGGTCTTGCCGCAGGCCCGGTACCGCGTGGGCGTATCGGCGCCGGACGACGTCGGCCACCTCGTCGTCCACCCGGCCGTCGGCGTGCAGTTCCTCCAGGCGCGCGAGCGCCGCACCGGCCGCCAACGAACGGGCGCGGTCCATCTCGTCGCGCTCCTCCTCCGAGGACCGCACACCCAGCGACCGGACCACCCAGGGCAGCGTCAACCCCTGCCCGACCAGCGTCACCACGACGACCGCGATCGCCGCGAACAGCACCACCGGACGCCCGGGGAAGTCGTCCGGGAGCGCCAGCGCGGTCGCCAGCGTGACCACCCCGCGCATGCCGGCCCAGGACACGACCACCGACTCCCGCCAGCCGTGCGACGCCGCACTGCGGCGCATCCGCCGTCCGGCGACCCACCCCAGGGGCAGCACGAACAGCCCGCGGGTCACGATCGCGGCCAGGCAGACCGCTCCCGCCACCCCGGCGCCGTAGGTCGGCACGTCCGGGTCGGCCACGACGCGGACCAACTCGAAGCCCACCAGACCGAACGCGAAGCCGCCGACCAGCCAGTCGGCCACCCGCCAGACCGTGCCGCCGGCCAGGAACCCGGCACCGGTGTACGCGCCGCTGCCGGCCTGGCCGAGCATCAGACCGGCCACCACCACCGCCAGCACCCCCGATCCGCCGAGTTCCTCCAGCCCGAGGTAGGCGGCGTACGGCAGCAACAGCGACAGCCCGACCTCCGCGCGCGGATCGGACAACCGGCTGATCAACGTCCGCCCCACCCACCCGACCGCCAGACCCACCAGCGGGGCGACCAGCATCGAGACGGCCAGCATGCCGACGGCGTCCGGGAGCGAGAACGAGTCGGTCATCGCGGCCGAGACCGCGGTCGTGTAGAGCACCAGCGCAACCGCGTCGTTGATCAGCCCCTCGCCCTCCAACACCGCGACCAGCCGCTTCGGCAGCCCGAGCCGCCCGGCCAACGATGTGGCCGCCACCGGGTCGGGTGGCGAGACGATCGCTCCCAACGCGATCGCGGCCCAGACGGTCAGGCTGGGGTCGACCCAGCGCGCCACCAGCGCGACCACCCCGGTCGTCACCAGCACCAACCCGACCGCGAGCGCGAGCAGGACCTTCCAGTTCCGGGTGAAGTTCCGCCGCGAGCTGCGCTGTGCGGCCGCGAACAGCAGCGGCGGCAGGAACAGCGGAAGCACCAGGTGCGGCTCGATCAACTCGCCCGGCGCGCCGGGAAGGGTCGCCAAGACGGCTCCGACCAGTGTCAACGCCACCGGAGCGGGCATACCGAAGCGGTCCGCCAGCGGGCTGACGAGTACGACGCTGAGCAGCAAGACCAGGATGAGCACCAGAGGTTCCACAGCGCGTTGCTACCCGGTGCGCGCCCGGACGCACGCACCCGGGGTCACACGCCGAGTGACCAGGAACGGACGCAGGGGTGACCCCGGTCGGGAAGGAGCAGGGCGGAAGGCGGAGGATTGCACCTGGCCGACTCGGGGCAGGACTGCTTTCGCGACCCTCGCCAGCGACCCTTGCCAGGGGCCCGCTGGATCGATGCGGATCGGTGGGTGACCACCACGAGCCGGCGCGGTACCGACAGCACGTTCGACGAGGAGGCACGATGCAGGTGTGGGCCGGCACCAGTTACCCCTTGGGTGCGACCTACGACGGCGTCGGCACGAACTTCGCCCTCTTCTCGGAGGCGGCGAGCAAGGTCGAGGTCTGCCTGTTCGACGACAGCGGCGTCGAGGAGCGGTACGCCCTGCCCGAGGTCGACGGGTTCGTCTGGCACGGCTACCTCGCCGGTGTCCAGCCGGGCCAGCGGTACGGCTTCCGGGTGCACGGGCCGCACGACCCGCAGTCGGGCGTGCGCTGCAACCCGAACAAGCTGCTGCTCGACCCGTACGCGAAGGCGATCGACGGCGACGTCGACTGGGACGACTCGCTGTTCGGTTACCGGTTCGACGCCCCGTCCGAGCGCTCCGACTCCGACTCGGCCGCGCACCTGCCGAAGTGTGTGGTCGCGAACCCGTACTTCGACTGGGCGGAGGACCGCTCCCCCCGGCACCAGTACCACGAGACGGTGATCTACGAGACGCACGTCCGTGGGCTGACGATGAAGCACCCCGGCGTGCCGAAGGCGCTCCGCGGTACGTACGCCGGGATCGGCCACGCCTCGGTGATCGAGCACCTCAAGAAGCTGGGCGTCACCGCGCTCGAGCTGATGCCGGTGCATCACTTCGTGCACGACCACTACCTGGTCGAGAAGGGCCTCCGGAACTACTGGGGGTACAACACGATCGGCTTCCTCGCGCCGTACTCCGGCTACAGCAGCACCGGCACCCGCGGGCAGCAGGTCCAGGAGTTCCGCGCGATGGTCAAGGCGCTGCACGCCGCCGACATCGAAGTGATCCTGGACGTCGTCTACAACCACACCGCCGAGGGCAACCACCTCGGGCCCACGCTGAGCTTCCGCGGGATCGACAACCGCACCTACTACCGGCTGGTCGACGACCAGCCGGAGTACTACATGGACTACACCGGTACCGGCAACAGCCTCAACGTGCGGCAGCCGCACTCGCTGCAGCTGATCATGGACTCGCTGCGGTACTGGGTCACCGAGATGCACGTCGACGGCTTCCGCTTCGACCTGGCCGCGACGCTGGCCCGTGAGTTCTACGACGTCGACCGCCTCTCGACGTTCTTCGAGGTCATCCAGCAGGACCCGATCGTCAGCCAGGTGAAGCTGATCGCCGAGCCGTGGGACGTCGGACCCGGCGGATATCAGGTCGGCAACTTCCCGCCGCTGTGGACCGAGTGGAACGGCCGGTACCGCGACACGGTCCGGGACTTCTGGCGCGGCGAGCCGGGCACGCTCGGCGAGTTCGCGTCCCGGATCTCCGGGTCGGCCGACCTCTACCAGCACGACGGACGCCGGCCGGTGGCCAGCATCAACTTCGTCACCTGCCACGACGGGTTCACGCTGAACGACCTGGTCTCCTACAACGAGAAGCACAACGAGGCCAACGGCGAGGGCAACAACGACGGCGAGAGCCACAACCGGTCCTGGAACTGCGGCGTCGAAGGCCCCACCGACGACAAGGACGTCCTCGAGCTGCGGGCCAGGCAGCGGCGGAACTTCCTGGCGACGATGCTGCTCTCCCAGGGCGTCCCGATGATCGGCCACGGCGACGAGCTGGGCCGCACCCAGCGGGGCAACAACAACGCCTACTGCCAGGACAGCGAGCTGGCCTGGGTCGATTGGCGCGACGCCGACGAGCAGCTGATCGACTTCGTGCGCAAGCTGGCCCAGTTCCGGGCGGAGCACCCCGTGTTCCGCCGCCGCCGGTTCTTCGACGGCCGCCCGGTCCGCCGTGGCGCCGGGAAGCCGCTCAACGACATCGAATGGTTCACGCCGGACGGGCGGGAGATGACCGAGGACGACTGGGAAAGCGACTTCGGCCGGGCGATCATGCTGTACCTGAACGGGAACGGCATCCGCGAGCTGGGGCCGCAGGGCGACCAGATCATCGACGACTCGTTTGTCCTGTGCTTCAACGCGCACTGGGAGGCGATCGACTTCACTATGCCGCCGAGCGAGTTCGCCGCCAAGTGGAAGGTCGCGATCGACACCGCGTCACCGGCCGAACGCGCGGGCCGGGTGGCCGAGGCCAGCGGTCAGATAACCGTGGAGGCCCGCTCGCTCCTCGTCCTGCAGCGGGACGTCTGATGGGAGACGTGCGCGGTACCTACCGGGTCCAGGTCCAGCCGGCGTTCGACCTGCGGGCCGCCGCCGGGCTCGCCGACTACCTGTCCGACCTCGGCGCGACGCAGCTGTACTCGGCGCCGCTGCTGCAGTCCGCGCCCGGGTCGCTGCACGGGTACGACGTCGTCGACCACTCGAGGGTGAACACCGATCTGGGCGGCGCCGACGGACTGCGCGCGCTGGTGGAAGCGCTGCGCGCGAAGGAGCTCGGGCTCGTCGTCGACATCGTGCCGAACCACGCGGGCGTCGCGGTTCCGGAGGCCAACCCGGCCTGGTGGGACGTGCTGAAGCACGGCCGGGAGTCCGACCACGCGCGCTGGTTCGACATCGACTGGGACCGCGGGCCGCTGCTGATCCCGGTGCTGGGATCGGACGCGGACGTCTCCGCGCTCACCGTGGAGGACGGCGAGCTGCGGTACTACGAGCACCGGTACCCCGTCGCTCCGGGAACCGAGGGCGGTTCGCCGCAGGACGTGCACGACCGGCAGCACTACCGCCTGGTCGACTGGCGTCGGGGAGACGCCGAGATCACCTACCGGCGGTTCTTCGCGATCACCGACCTGGCCGGGCTCCGGGTGGAGGACCCGACCGTCTTCAACGCCACCCACGGCGAGATCCTCCGCTGGTACGCCGAGGGCGGCCTGGACGGGATCCGCGTCGACCACCCGGACGGCCTCCGCGACCCGGGCGAGTACCTCCAGCGCCTGCGGATCGGCGCGCCCGACGCGTGGCTCGTGGTGGAGAAGATCGCCGAGCCGGGCGAAGCGCTGCCGGAGTGGCCGATCGACGGCCTGACCGGCTACGACGCGCTCGGCGAGGTCGGTGCGCTGTTCGTGGACCCGGCGGGCGAGGACGCGTTCACTGCGCTGGACACCGAGGTCACCGGCGTCGAGACCGACTACCCGGGCCTGCTGTACGCGTCGAAGAAGGACGTGGCGACCGGTATGCTCCGGGCCGAGCTGCGCCGCCTCGCGCGGCTGGCGGCCGGAGCGTCGGCGGCCGAGCCGGTCGTGCCGGAGGTCGAAGCGGCGCTGGCCGAGCTGCTGGCGGTGTTCCCGGTGTACCGGTCCTACTTGCCGTTCGGGGTCGACCACCTCTCGCAG
Protein-coding regions in this window:
- the glgX gene encoding glycogen debranching protein GlgX, translated to MQVWAGTSYPLGATYDGVGTNFALFSEAASKVEVCLFDDSGVEERYALPEVDGFVWHGYLAGVQPGQRYGFRVHGPHDPQSGVRCNPNKLLLDPYAKAIDGDVDWDDSLFGYRFDAPSERSDSDSAAHLPKCVVANPYFDWAEDRSPRHQYHETVIYETHVRGLTMKHPGVPKALRGTYAGIGHASVIEHLKKLGVTALELMPVHHFVHDHYLVEKGLRNYWGYNTIGFLAPYSGYSSTGTRGQQVQEFRAMVKALHAADIEVILDVVYNHTAEGNHLGPTLSFRGIDNRTYYRLVDDQPEYYMDYTGTGNSLNVRQPHSLQLIMDSLRYWVTEMHVDGFRFDLAATLAREFYDVDRLSTFFEVIQQDPIVSQVKLIAEPWDVGPGGYQVGNFPPLWTEWNGRYRDTVRDFWRGEPGTLGEFASRISGSADLYQHDGRRPVASINFVTCHDGFTLNDLVSYNEKHNEANGEGNNDGESHNRSWNCGVEGPTDDKDVLELRARQRRNFLATMLLSQGVPMIGHGDELGRTQRGNNNAYCQDSELAWVDWRDADEQLIDFVRKLAQFRAEHPVFRRRRFFDGRPVRRGAGKPLNDIEWFTPDGREMTEDDWESDFGRAIMLYLNGNGIRELGPQGDQIIDDSFVLCFNAHWEAIDFTMPPSEFAAKWKVAIDTASPAERAGRVAEASGQITVEARSLLVLQRDV
- a CDS encoding SDR family oxidoreductase, encoding MPTATGAPVVVVTGASAGVGRAAVSAFARRGAALGLIARGQAGLSAACGEALDQGAAAALVVRTDVSDADAVEAAATRIEAELGPIDVWVNNAMASVFAYTWDVTPAEFKRVTEVTYLGYVNGTLAALKRMRSRDHGTIVQVGSSLAYRAIPLQAPYCGSKHAVEGFTESLRVELRATGSNVRISQVNLPAMNTPQFGWVRTRLPRHPQPVPPIYQPEVGAEAIVRAAETGQRILDVGLITVATRWGQKLIPRLLDHYLARNGVDSQQTPDRIDAGAWKDNLTRPLDDVQDRGAHGIFGDQAKTHSWQAWAAGRKPLVLIAGGAVVAAATAPALIARARR
- a CDS encoding NAD(P)/FAD-dependent oxidoreductase, with the protein product MTEFTRSAGPTETVDAVVVGGGHNGLVAANLLADEGWHVLVLEAAEEPGGAVRTDEISPGYLADLCSAFYPLGGVSPVLAGLELEQHGLHWIHAPLVLAHVLPDDRAAVISRDLEETAASVDAFAPGDGDAWLREADRFRQVADQLLNALFQPFPPVRAATGLLRSLGVADALRFARFAVQPVKQYTAETFSGEGAKVLLAGNALHTDLQPESAASSIFGWLLAMLGQFQGFPVPEGGAGTLTGALVSRLNAAGGQLRCNEPVDRVLVAQGRAVGVRTASGALIQARKAVLADVAAPHLYRELVGDRHLPPRLRDDLDRFAWDNAIIKIDWALSGPVPWTAEAARRAGTVHLGVDFDGLTQYGADLARRKIPEQPFCLAGQMAVADPSRTPPGGESLWAYTHVPHGHDWKPGELERHADRVQALFERHAPGFADRIVARRVLSTTDVTHGNPSLPEGSANLGTAAIHQQLFFRPVPGLGRPDTPIDRLYLASASAHPGGGVHGGPGSNAAKAALLRNSLGGSAYAALIRSANRAVYR
- a CDS encoding Na+/H+ antiporter, producing MEPLVLILVLLLSVVLVSPLADRFGMPAPVALTLVGAVLATLPGAPGELIEPHLVLPLFLPPLLFAAAQRSSRRNFTRNWKVLLALAVGLVLVTTGVVALVARWVDPSLTVWAAIALGAIVSPPDPVAATSLAGRLGLPKRLVAVLEGEGLINDAVALVLYTTAVSAAMTDSFSLPDAVGMLAVSMLVAPLVGLAVGWVGRTLISRLSDPRAEVGLSLLLPYAAYLGLEELGGSGVLAVVVAGLMLGQAGSGAYTGAGFLAGGTVWRVADWLVGGFAFGLVGFELVRVVADPDVPTYGAGVAGAVCLAAIVTRGLFVLPLGWVAGRRMRRSAASHGWRESVVVSWAGMRGVVTLATALALPDDFPGRPVVLFAAIAVVVVTLVGQGLTLPWVVRSLGVRSSEEERDEMDRARSLAAGAALARLEELHADGRVDDEVADVVRRRYAHAVPGLRQDLPAEVRQRILDVTKVSRHLRDAEQAAVLGLRSDGEVSVEAADRVLRDIAARSVRDTYHTS